One genomic region from uncultured Cohaesibacter sp. encodes:
- a CDS encoding SIS domain-containing protein, whose protein sequence is MNDQVKNYGLEEAIAAVAARGTIREIYFVACGGSYALLQEGQYVVDREAKSIASYGYSSAEFLSRAPVRLGKDSLVITCSHSGNTPETVAATEYARKAGALTISLTNLADSPLDKATENTVFYEWDPLAVTSKHNSVMLLLLVFGILDKLEGNSKYALVSKAVPALHEMGEKLKEKYAAAASEFGESHKREPVIYTMASGSNHSTAYAFAICLLQEMQWVHSACIHSGEYFHGPFEITDFDTPIIILKGLGNARKMDERALAFAEKYSKRLTVLDAEDFGLEAIAGDAAEYLTPIMFNLVLRVYAVELSDSRGHPLTVRRYMWRMEY, encoded by the coding sequence ATGAACGATCAAGTCAAGAACTACGGTCTGGAAGAAGCGATCGCTGCGGTTGCTGCGCGCGGCACCATCCGTGAAATCTATTTTGTAGCATGTGGCGGGTCCTATGCTCTTTTGCAGGAAGGCCAGTATGTCGTTGACCGCGAGGCCAAATCCATCGCCTCTTATGGCTATAGCTCTGCCGAGTTCCTGTCCCGCGCTCCGGTGCGCCTTGGCAAGGACTCCTTGGTCATCACCTGCTCCCATTCAGGCAACACCCCTGAAACCGTCGCAGCCACCGAATATGCCCGCAAGGCTGGCGCGCTGACCATCTCGCTGACCAATCTGGCAGACTCTCCTCTGGATAAGGCAACCGAAAACACCGTCTTTTATGAATGGGACCCGCTGGCAGTAACCAGCAAGCACAATTCGGTCATGCTGCTGCTGCTGGTCTTTGGCATTCTCGACAAGCTGGAAGGCAACAGCAAATATGCGCTGGTCAGCAAGGCTGTGCCCGCGCTGCATGAGATGGGCGAAAAGCTGAAGGAAAAATACGCCGCCGCGGCGTCCGAGTTTGGGGAATCCCACAAGCGCGAACCGGTCATCTATACCATGGCTTCGGGCTCCAACCATTCCACCGCCTATGCCTTCGCCATCTGCCTGCTACAGGAAATGCAGTGGGTGCATTCGGCTTGCATCCATTCGGGTGAATATTTCCACGGCCCGTTTGAAATCACCGATTTCGACACGCCGATCATCATTCTCAAGGGCCTTGGCAATGCGCGCAAGATGGATGAACGCGCACTGGCTTTCGCTGAGAAATATTCCAAGCGCCTGACGGTTCTCGACGCGGAAGATTTCGGCCTTGAAGCCATCGCTGGAGACGCTGCCGAATATCTGACGCCGATCATGTTCAATTTGGTTCTGCGCGTTTATGCCGTTGAACTCAGCGACAGCCGTGGTCACCCGCTCACCGTCCGTCGCTATATGTGGCGTATGGAATATTGA
- a CDS encoding multidrug effflux MFS transporter, with protein MTSDKTAAHTPRSRPTQPALWHAGAVLSALMAFASISTDFYLPAMPEMAKDLAAAPGRIELTISGYLIGISVGQLFWGPISDRVGRRLPVAIGIVLFIIGSAGCGLAQSVSSIIAWRVIQAIGAAASIVLSRAMVRDLYDGDRAAQVMSLLMAVMTISPLIAPNAGALIVSLSSWRMIFALLVVIGLVTLVALFTLPETLPSRREGASSKGAALSELGAAMLDYGRLLKSRAVMSHALVCGFYYFGMFAYVAGSPFVFIDYHQLPPSFYGLIFTTCVVGITIGNLINSRLVMRIGRLTSLRAGSVGACLFGLWLAISAWSDLGGALGFFVPMFLFVSCTGLILPNALSGALESSTNDAGAISALCGAIQYGGGIFGSGLVGLCADGTAWPLGLLLALSGVGTLGFGLLLEREGSPIGSYPERTQ; from the coding sequence ATGACTTCAGACAAGACGGCGGCCCATACGCCCCGATCACGGCCAACCCAGCCGGCGCTCTGGCATGCAGGGGCAGTTTTGTCGGCCCTTATGGCTTTTGCCTCGATCTCCACCGATTTCTACCTTCCCGCCATGCCGGAAATGGCAAAGGATCTGGCAGCTGCACCCGGACGCATTGAACTGACAATTTCGGGTTACCTTATCGGCATATCTGTAGGACAGCTCTTCTGGGGTCCGATCAGCGATCGCGTCGGGCGCCGTCTGCCTGTTGCCATTGGCATTGTTCTATTCATCATCGGTTCGGCAGGCTGCGGCCTTGCCCAAAGCGTTTCGAGCATTATTGCCTGGCGGGTCATCCAGGCGATCGGCGCTGCGGCCAGTATCGTTTTATCACGGGCCATGGTGCGCGACCTCTATGATGGCGATAGGGCAGCACAGGTGATGTCGCTCCTGATGGCTGTCATGACGATTTCGCCACTCATCGCCCCCAATGCCGGTGCGTTGATTGTATCGCTCTCCAGTTGGCGAATGATCTTTGCTCTGCTGGTCGTGATCGGACTGGTCACACTCGTCGCCCTGTTCACGCTGCCGGAAACCTTGCCAAGCCGACGGGAGGGAGCCTCAAGCAAGGGGGCCGCTCTCTCAGAGCTCGGTGCAGCCATGCTTGATTATGGACGCCTTCTCAAAAGCCGAGCTGTCATGAGCCATGCATTGGTTTGCGGGTTCTACTATTTTGGCATGTTTGCCTATGTGGCCGGGTCGCCTTTTGTCTTTATCGACTATCACCAGCTTCCTCCCAGCTTCTATGGTCTGATCTTTACCACCTGCGTTGTTGGCATCACGATTGGCAACCTCATCAATTCGCGCCTTGTGATGCGCATCGGACGCCTCACAAGCTTACGGGCCGGTTCAGTGGGCGCCTGTCTGTTCGGGCTGTGGCTGGCGATCAGCGCGTGGTCTGATCTGGGCGGTGCGCTCGGTTTCTTTGTGCCCATGTTCCTGTTTGTCTCCTGCACAGGACTAATCCTGCCCAACGCCCTTTCGGGGGCACTTGAGAGCAGCACCAATGATGCGGGGGCGATTTCTGCGCTGTGTGGCGCCATTCAATATGGCGGCGGCATTTTTGGCTCAGGATTGGTGGGCTTGTGCGCAGACGGAACCGCATGGCCTCTGGGCCTGCTCTTAGCATTATCCGGCGTCGGCACCCTGGGCTTTGGCTTGTTGTTGGAGCGAGAGGGGTCTCCTATTGGTTCCTATCCTGAGCGCACCCAATAA
- a CDS encoding serine protease, with protein MSGQHTFLKSNRYGSEEEIRFQGTPILDTYDEGLDYLAAHMPRYVRLFASPAVKRDGDGTLLTVAWYGDDVGQMQVWESLDQTGKVRVAAVLRGFLSDLLNRIHRFDDPQARMILGWLNILSFDADMLVINGQPVITNWGIVPAGVASSADRMAHHLLHGIGQFLPENYDLTDFAQLMLDVAESPSDADEQSEQPSSSGTAAGLAAGAGVGAGAGAAAAAMSLGDAVSSDSSAAEGLEAAHASYQSEGVEGAASIDPLKLKQSDVNFASDGAETGAAGATASAAGAYGGRGGDFSGGRRGEQDEPRGRICWVPVLIACIVSLLLLLIALIPGVLIYPYGSSAASLLSQSTIRQSEQALRTRIADLRSQLSQRRCVAAPGLLGPDGVLPQGASGAEGGDQPAAVPTGPVAAQSPTDLVPLLDQATVLVLATGAKGQVSSGSGFLIAPNQIVTNRHVIETAQGGQVFVINETLGDVRKANVVAISSTSELGDKDYALLAMEGAPANRYLQLTRTIGKGQQTYAAGFPGFFMETDAKFRELLAGDAHAAPSMVLTQGIVTVFQDSPSGLKLVLHSADISPGNSGGPLVDACGSVVGVNTFIKTSDEAQLRLNFALKSDSLMDFLSQNGVEATTASAPCPLASANEQAGS; from the coding sequence GTGAGTGGGCAACACACCTTCCTAAAAAGCAACCGATATGGCAGCGAAGAAGAAATCAGATTTCAGGGCACGCCGATTCTGGACACCTATGATGAGGGTCTGGACTATCTGGCCGCCCATATGCCGCGCTATGTCAGACTATTCGCATCCCCTGCCGTCAAGAGAGACGGAGATGGCACACTTCTGACGGTTGCCTGGTATGGCGATGATGTCGGCCAGATGCAGGTTTGGGAGAGCCTCGACCAGACCGGCAAGGTGCGTGTTGCGGCCGTGTTGCGCGGCTTTCTGAGCGATCTGCTCAACCGCATTCATCGCTTCGATGATCCGCAGGCCCGGATGATATTGGGTTGGCTCAATATCCTGTCCTTTGACGCAGACATGCTCGTTATCAATGGCCAGCCGGTCATCACCAATTGGGGCATCGTGCCTGCAGGTGTGGCGTCCAGCGCAGACCGGATGGCGCATCACCTGTTGCATGGCATTGGCCAGTTCCTGCCTGAAAACTATGATCTGACTGATTTTGCGCAATTGATGCTGGACGTTGCCGAAAGCCCATCGGATGCTGATGAGCAGAGCGAGCAGCCATCTTCAAGTGGGACCGCGGCTGGTTTGGCAGCCGGAGCCGGCGTGGGTGCCGGTGCGGGCGCAGCCGCTGCGGCTATGTCTCTTGGAGATGCCGTGTCATCAGATAGCTCAGCGGCTGAAGGCTTAGAGGCGGCCCATGCCTCCTATCAGAGTGAAGGGGTGGAAGGGGCTGCCTCTATTGATCCGCTGAAGCTCAAGCAGTCCGACGTGAATTTTGCCTCCGATGGCGCGGAGACCGGAGCGGCCGGAGCTACGGCCAGCGCGGCAGGTGCCTATGGTGGCAGGGGAGGCGATTTTTCCGGCGGCAGACGAGGTGAACAGGACGAGCCTCGGGGCCGGATCTGCTGGGTGCCGGTTCTGATTGCCTGCATCGTGTCCCTGCTTCTCTTGTTGATCGCTCTCATCCCCGGTGTTCTGATCTACCCTTACGGCTCTTCTGCCGCTTCTCTTCTCTCCCAATCGACAATTCGACAATCCGAACAGGCGTTACGCACGCGCATCGCCGATTTGCGCAGCCAGCTTTCGCAAAGACGCTGCGTTGCCGCGCCGGGATTGCTGGGGCCGGATGGAGTTTTGCCGCAAGGGGCCTCTGGGGCTGAAGGTGGTGATCAGCCTGCAGCTGTACCTACAGGGCCTGTTGCGGCGCAATCCCCAACGGATCTGGTACCGCTGCTCGATCAGGCGACTGTGCTCGTTCTGGCGACTGGTGCCAAGGGGCAGGTGAGCAGCGGGAGCGGCTTCCTGATTGCGCCCAATCAGATCGTCACCAACCGCCATGTCATCGAGACAGCCCAGGGCGGACAGGTCTTTGTGATCAACGAAACCTTGGGGGACGTGCGCAAGGCAAATGTCGTGGCCATCAGCAGCACAAGTGAATTGGGCGATAAGGATTACGCGCTGCTTGCGATGGAAGGAGCGCCCGCCAACCGCTATTTGCAACTCACCCGCACCATCGGCAAGGGACAGCAGACCTACGCGGCAGGCTTTCCGGGGTTCTTCATGGAAACCGACGCCAAATTCCGCGAGTTGCTTGCAGGCGATGCCCATGCCGCGCCGAGTATGGTGTTGACACAAGGCATCGTGACGGTCTTTCAGGACAGTCCTTCAGGCCTGAAGCTGGTGCTCCATAGCGCGGATATCTCGCCGGGCAACAGCGGTGGACCGCTTGTGGATGCTTGCGGCAGTGTTGTCGGAGTCAATACCTTCATCAAGACCAGCGATGAAGCCCAGTTGCGCCTTAACTTTGCGCTCAAGAGTGACAGCCTGATGGATTTCCTCTCGCAGAATGGTGTCGAGGCGACCACTGCGAGCGCACCTTGTCCGTTGGCATCAGCAAACGAGCAGGCAGGGTCGTGA
- a CDS encoding virulence factor SrfB encodes MTIFADITLVPFSGIQFVEYGFDLNQLNSFRLHFIERPFPQEATEEGVPWKLLESNPNDDEPEQEQMDDISYDINKIAALEPFLGKWVPVPYLRRLPGRGANGEMMFDKGPTNWARAMVVRDYEKNGDEGLWYKVIFSFDTALAMDDADNVTVNAADDSSQLYVAPRKLDVENPCEFRMVSSMAKNGWFLSNPISIDGSDAQQDYQIWVAEWLDELFEEYLTKRSKGRQPQRKYHLEHAARWIALLQLLDQLVQPGVVHFVDTISDARSVRPVNVDLILDVGNSRTCGMLIENYPNEDSVELNNSMKLQMRDIQRPWQTYDEPFESHVTLSQAWFGKENLSRMSGRSDAFFWPTMVRVGPEASRIKSTQSGLESIIGMSAPKRYLWDVAPVNQPWRFPQSDYSDEGELPPVGKVARRYLNAHGDVLSQVRKERDLFTALYPKSKPAEYQRPSQQLTYSRSSFYSFMLSEIFFQAMVMINDPAVRADRRQSEAPRSLRRIILTLPTALPVREQQIMKMRAEAAISFLWDIMKWNENPPPGLVRPSIHVAWDESSCVQLVWLYGEISCRFGGRICEFFTMMGKQRQRFLPDELPSLDTPEEPSLRVASLDIGGGTTDLMITTYFQDDDRAIVPVQTFREGVRIAGDDITKAVIEHCIIPVLEAALTQHGVRDAVVMLRDLFHGDRANMAEHEKHARRQFVQQILVPAALGIMERYENSGEDRYEVIHSATMAELIKDSLSVYPSVQQYLVSGLGQSGDEPFDIMSMAVPLNFHLVSDAIQEVMDVVFEPVAEALAHFDCDYVLLSGRPSKLSAIQEGLLNRLVIGPDRLLPMGDYRAGNWYPFRSRDNTRIGDPKSCAVVGGMLCSLAEHSITNFTLYTHMLQGRSTTRYIGELEKDMKLKNDNVLFTFDELDDPNADNEKVLKLYTESLVGYRQLPFERWVTSPLYHIKLEDNGPAKPISVTLAREMMLELDEDEMDHPDVKAAKLMNYEATKEDLRIVDAVDANGGDVQRVVSISFRTFPLSQSEYWLDSGILNI; translated from the coding sequence ATGACTATATTCGCTGATATCACTCTGGTTCCTTTCTCTGGCATTCAATTCGTTGAGTATGGATTCGATCTCAATCAGCTGAACAGCTTTCGCCTGCATTTCATCGAACGCCCGTTTCCACAGGAAGCGACCGAAGAAGGCGTTCCGTGGAAGCTGCTGGAATCCAATCCCAATGACGATGAGCCAGAACAGGAGCAGATGGATGACATCAGCTACGACATCAATAAGATAGCGGCTCTTGAGCCCTTTCTGGGCAAGTGGGTGCCAGTGCCCTATTTGCGCCGATTGCCCGGGCGCGGGGCCAATGGCGAGATGATGTTCGATAAGGGCCCGACCAACTGGGCGCGCGCCATGGTCGTACGCGATTATGAGAAAAACGGCGATGAAGGCCTCTGGTACAAGGTCATCTTTTCCTTTGATACCGCCCTCGCCATGGATGACGCGGACAATGTCACAGTCAATGCCGCCGATGACAGCAGCCAGCTCTATGTGGCTCCGCGCAAGCTCGATGTCGAAAATCCGTGCGAATTTCGCATGGTCTCCTCCATGGCCAAGAATGGCTGGTTCCTCTCCAACCCGATCTCAATCGATGGCAGTGACGCGCAGCAGGATTATCAGATCTGGGTGGCCGAATGGCTCGATGAGCTGTTTGAGGAATATTTGACGAAGCGCTCCAAGGGCCGTCAGCCGCAGCGCAAATATCACCTCGAGCATGCCGCTCGCTGGATTGCTCTTTTGCAGTTGCTTGACCAGTTGGTTCAGCCCGGCGTGGTGCATTTCGTGGACACGATTTCCGATGCCCGCTCGGTGCGTCCGGTGAATGTGGATCTCATTCTCGACGTTGGCAACAGTCGCACCTGCGGCATGCTGATCGAGAATTATCCCAACGAGGATTCTGTCGAGCTCAACAATTCCATGAAGCTGCAGATGCGTGATATCCAGCGCCCCTGGCAGACATATGACGAGCCGTTTGAAAGCCATGTCACCCTGTCGCAGGCATGGTTTGGCAAGGAAAATCTGTCGCGCATGTCTGGCCGTAGCGATGCCTTCTTCTGGCCGACCATGGTGCGCGTCGGGCCAGAGGCTTCCCGCATCAAGTCCACCCAGTCAGGGCTGGAATCCATCATCGGCATGTCCGCCCCGAAACGCTATTTGTGGGATGTGGCCCCGGTCAACCAGCCATGGCGTTTCCCGCAATCTGACTATTCCGATGAGGGAGAATTGCCACCCGTCGGCAAGGTGGCGCGCCGCTATCTCAATGCCCATGGCGATGTGCTCTCCCAAGTGCGCAAGGAGCGAGATCTCTTCACCGCGCTCTATCCCAAAAGCAAACCGGCCGAATATCAGCGCCCCAGCCAGCAACTGACCTATTCGCGTTCGTCCTTCTACAGCTTCATGCTCTCGGAGATCTTCTTTCAGGCCATGGTCATGATCAATGACCCGGCGGTGCGGGCCGATCGTCGCCAGAGCGAAGCGCCGCGTAGCCTTAGGCGCATCATCCTCACTTTGCCCACCGCTTTGCCGGTGCGCGAGCAGCAGATCATGAAAATGCGCGCCGAGGCGGCCATCAGCTTCCTGTGGGATATCATGAAGTGGAACGAAAACCCGCCTCCGGGTCTGGTGCGTCCTTCCATTCATGTGGCGTGGGATGAATCCAGCTGCGTGCAACTGGTCTGGCTTTATGGCGAGATCAGCTGTCGTTTCGGCGGCCGTATCTGCGAATTCTTCACCATGATGGGCAAACAGCGCCAGCGCTTCCTGCCCGATGAATTACCAAGTCTCGATACACCGGAAGAGCCATCCCTGCGCGTCGCCAGCCTTGATATCGGCGGCGGCACGACAGACCTGATGATCACCACCTATTTTCAGGATGATGACCGTGCCATCGTGCCGGTGCAGACCTTCCGGGAAGGGGTGCGGATCGCCGGGGACGACATCACCAAGGCGGTGATCGAGCATTGCATCATTCCTGTGCTGGAAGCTGCGCTCACACAACATGGCGTCCGCGATGCGGTGGTTATGCTCAGAGACCTGTTCCATGGCGATCGGGCCAACATGGCCGAGCATGAAAAGCATGCAAGACGTCAGTTCGTGCAACAGATTCTGGTACCTGCCGCGCTGGGCATCATGGAGCGCTATGAGAATTCCGGCGAAGACCGCTATGAGGTCATTCATTCGGCAACCATGGCAGAGCTGATCAAGGATTCGCTGTCGGTCTATCCGTCCGTGCAGCAATATCTTGTCTCCGGCCTGGGCCAGTCCGGCGATGAGCCGTTCGACATCATGTCCATGGCCGTGCCGCTCAACTTCCATTTGGTCTCTGATGCCATTCAGGAAGTGATGGATGTGGTGTTCGAGCCGGTGGCTGAAGCCTTGGCCCATTTCGATTGTGACTATGTTCTGCTGTCAGGGCGACCTTCGAAACTCTCCGCCATTCAGGAGGGGCTGCTCAATCGCCTCGTTATCGGGCCAGACCGGCTGTTGCCAATGGGCGACTATCGCGCGGGCAACTGGTATCCCTTCAGAAGTCGTGACAACACCCGCATCGGCGATCCCAAATCCTGCGCAGTGGTTGGCGGCATGCTCTGTTCCTTGGCTGAACACAGCATCACGAACTTCACGCTCTATACCCACATGCTTCAGGGCCGCTCGACCACGCGCTATATAGGCGAGCTGGAAAAGGACATGAAGCTGAAGAATGACAATGTGCTCTTCACCTTCGATGAACTGGACGATCCCAACGCCGACAATGAAAAGGTGCTCAAGCTCTATACAGAGAGCCTCGTTGGCTATCGCCAGCTGCCCTTTGAGCGCTGGGTGACCTCGCCACTCTATCACATCAAGTTGGAAGACAACGGTCCGGCCAAGCCGATCTCCGTCACGCTGGCGCGCGAGATGATGCTCGAGCTGGATGAGGATGAAATGGATCACCCAGATGTGAAGGCGGCAAAGCTGATGAATTACGAGGCGACCAAGGAAGATCTGCGCATCGTCGATGCCGTGGATGCCAATGGCGGCGACGTGCAGCGCGTGGTGTCCATTTCCTTCCGGACCTTCCCATTGTCCCAGAGCGAATATTGGCTCGACTCTGGCATCTTGAACATCTAG
- a CDS encoding virulence factor SrfC family protein, whose amino-acid sequence MMIVNEQLLEKTKETASAAQEGVDWLKMPANVERIGEAAKSIERELKRGVVDALRLSEAATRPMAVAVFGASQVGKSHLISVLARSNDELYAVFDGVDEPVSYIKQINIDKEGESTGLVTRFTINKETTPAGFPVCLRWLSHADLIKIIANAYFFDGRPNSFPESAEIAEHVSGFSSASTGGQNNGLKPEDVWDLQDYFTQYMSASALTAKLDAFWMAAADICPNLSIADLGKFFSILWGKEEPITKLYVDLVTALQRLDFPKTAYVPLAAIDATNPKITSIITVAGLSDISQGSSEQIEVKTMSGASALLPRSSVAALTAEILITIQDKPWDFFDHTDLLDFPGYRSRGLKAADFEEDADDSNLKGIAKYLAQNPDKTLQTLLLRGKVEYLFQRYVAEQEITSMLLCAQPNNLDVDQLPQVVAKWITATHGPKPEDRLNKEVLLFFIFTKFDLHFTRKTSDSSFGLEGRLGGAIENPLIQSYGGSADTWVKNWTPGQPFKNCYLMRNPNILNREIFDIDGQSETGVRESETGFLGDLKNTFVSVEPVQEHFSDPAEAFAQMMELNDGGASHIARNLSPVCNPRIKERQIEERLKKLRARLSERLSAYYVSSDSSVRLDERLAVADQVLQELYVCDERMRFGSLLRGLMLDPGMLASRLHEASLSRAIESRSDDDSDASQAVASVAPSRPRPGAGRVRPRPTPGGGRAPASAAAEAASEARAIQTPSKAPTKNRQRLLAEAAIVTMIENLFEQADNPSLAALTGVSADALREIAKEIALAVRRVKLTDSLAEQIARIAFVDRRDELLNKATLAAEHMTNGFIADLGMSLLPEEKRAVIDYETGSQPVFKSRAVAFDTSGISDEPDAFTTRYVDSWLHAFFKVVQDNALGDTLDVDPELNARLGGILERLSR is encoded by the coding sequence ATGATGATTGTAAACGAGCAGCTGCTTGAAAAGACGAAAGAAACCGCCAGTGCCGCGCAGGAAGGCGTCGACTGGCTCAAGATGCCCGCCAATGTAGAGCGTATCGGGGAGGCGGCCAAGTCGATCGAGCGCGAACTCAAGCGCGGTGTCGTTGATGCCCTCCGGCTCTCCGAGGCAGCCACCCGCCCCATGGCGGTTGCTGTGTTCGGCGCCAGTCAGGTTGGCAAGTCGCATCTGATCTCGGTGCTGGCCCGCTCGAATGATGAGCTTTATGCGGTCTTTGATGGCGTCGACGAGCCGGTCAGCTATATCAAGCAGATCAATATCGACAAGGAAGGGGAATCCACCGGCCTCGTCACTCGTTTTACGATCAACAAGGAGACGACGCCCGCTGGCTTCCCCGTCTGCCTGCGCTGGCTCTCTCATGCGGATCTGATCAAGATTATCGCCAACGCCTATTTCTTTGATGGTCGCCCCAACAGCTTTCCTGAAAGTGCCGAGATTGCCGAGCATGTCAGCGGATTTTCAAGCGCCAGCACCGGCGGTCAGAATAATGGCCTGAAGCCGGAAGATGTCTGGGATCTACAGGACTATTTCACTCAATATATGAGCGCCTCGGCTCTAACCGCCAAGCTGGATGCCTTCTGGATGGCGGCTGCGGACATTTGCCCCAACCTGTCCATTGCTGATTTGGGCAAGTTCTTCTCGATCCTCTGGGGCAAGGAAGAGCCGATCACCAAGCTCTATGTGGATCTGGTCACGGCGCTACAGCGTCTGGATTTCCCAAAGACCGCCTATGTGCCTCTTGCTGCCATCGATGCAACCAACCCGAAGATTACCAGCATCATCACGGTGGCCGGTTTGTCTGACATCTCCCAAGGCTCAAGTGAGCAGATCGAGGTCAAGACCATGAGTGGCGCCTCGGCCTTATTGCCGCGCTCTTCGGTGGCGGCTCTGACAGCTGAGATTCTCATCACCATTCAGGACAAGCCTTGGGATTTCTTCGATCATACCGACCTGCTCGACTTCCCCGGTTATCGTAGCCGTGGCTTGAAAGCCGCGGACTTCGAAGAAGATGCCGACGACAGCAACCTCAAGGGTATCGCCAAATATCTGGCACAGAATCCGGACAAGACCCTGCAGACGCTGTTGCTGCGCGGCAAGGTGGAATATCTCTTCCAGCGCTATGTCGCCGAGCAGGAAATCACCTCCATGCTGCTCTGCGCCCAGCCCAACAATCTCGACGTGGACCAGCTGCCACAGGTGGTGGCCAAATGGATCACGGCGACCCACGGGCCAAAGCCTGAAGACCGGCTGAACAAGGAAGTTCTGCTGTTCTTCATCTTCACCAAGTTCGATTTGCATTTCACCCGCAAGACCAGCGACAGCTCCTTCGGGCTGGAAGGGCGGCTGGGTGGTGCCATCGAAAACCCGCTCATCCAGTCCTATGGCGGCAGCGCCGACACATGGGTGAAAAACTGGACGCCGGGCCAGCCCTTCAAGAACTGCTACCTGATGCGCAACCCCAACATTCTGAACCGCGAGATATTTGATATCGATGGTCAGAGCGAGACTGGGGTGAGGGAAAGCGAAACGGGATTCCTAGGGGATCTCAAGAACACCTTCGTCAGCGTGGAGCCGGTACAGGAACATTTCAGCGATCCGGCCGAAGCGTTCGCGCAGATGATGGAACTCAATGATGGCGGCGCGTCGCACATAGCCAGAAATCTGTCACCGGTCTGCAATCCCCGGATCAAGGAACGGCAGATAGAGGAGCGCCTTAAAAAGCTGCGGGCACGCCTGTCCGAGCGCCTGTCTGCCTATTATGTCAGCTCCGATTCCTCGGTTCGGTTGGATGAACGGCTGGCGGTGGCTGATCAGGTTTTGCAGGAGCTTTATGTCTGCGACGAACGGATGCGCTTTGGCTCCCTGTTGCGAGGCCTGATGCTGGATCCGGGCATGCTGGCCAGCCGATTGCATGAGGCCAGTCTCAGCCGTGCCATTGAAAGCCGGTCAGATGATGACAGCGATGCTTCGCAGGCCGTGGCATCGGTCGCTCCCTCACGTCCTCGCCCCGGCGCAGGGCGCGTGCGGCCAAGGCCTACACCGGGTGGAGGTCGGGCTCCAGCCAGTGCAGCTGCGGAGGCAGCATCTGAGGCAAGGGCGATCCAGACGCCATCAAAGGCGCCTACCAAAAACCGGCAGCGCCTGTTGGCTGAAGCGGCCATCGTGACGATGATCGAAAATCTGTTCGAACAGGCTGACAATCCAAGCCTTGCGGCCCTCACAGGAGTGTCGGCTGACGCCTTGCGCGAGATCGCCAAGGAAATCGCGCTGGCCGTGCGTCGGGTCAAACTGACGGACAGTCTGGCCGAACAGATCGCCCGCATCGCCTTTGTGGATCGTCGCGATGAACTGCTCAACAAGGCCACGCTGGCCGCCGAGCACATGACCAACGGCTTCATCGCCGATCTGGGCATGTCGCTGCTGCCGGAGGAAAAGCGGGCCGTGATCGATTATGAGACAGGCAGTCAGCCGGTGTTCAAATCCAGAGCGGTTGCCTTTGATACCAGCGGCATCTCCGACGAACCCGATGCTTTTACCACCCGCTATGTCGACAGCTGGCTGCATGCCTTCTTCAAGGTCGTACAGGATAACGCATTGGGCGACACGCTCGATGTCGATCCTGAACTCAATGCCCGACTGGGCGGCATTCTGGAAAGGCTTTCAAGGTAA